Proteins from a genomic interval of Quercus lobata isolate SW786 chromosome 11, ValleyOak3.0 Primary Assembly, whole genome shotgun sequence:
- the LOC115966669 gene encoding uncharacterized protein LOC115966669: MACTFRPLWRPRRDFEVNDAGNNIVLFDFMLEMDVEKVLMGEPWSFDRHLVVLEQLGDSLGVVSKPKDISEMKGGTFMRVRVEVDVMKPLCRERRVTWDEASEGWIYFKYERLPNICYWCGHLSHDDKDCIIWLQSKGSMLTDKQQFGA; the protein is encoded by the exons ATGGCTTGTACTTTTCGACCATTGTGGAGACCTAGGCGAGATTTTGAAGTCAATGATGCTGGGAATAATAtagttttatttgatttcatgCTTGAAATGGACGTGGAAAAAGTTTTGATGGGTGAACCTTGGTCCTTTGATAGACATTTGGTGGTGCTAGAGCA GCTCGGTGATTCTTTAGGTGTAGTCTCTAAACCTAAAGATATAAGTGAGATGAAAGGGGGTACTTTTATGCGAGTGAGAGTGGAGGTGGATGTTATGAAGCCATTGTGCAGGGAGCGGCGTGTTACCTGGGATGAAGCATCGGAAGGTTGGATTTATTTCAAATATGAGAGGCTCCCCAACATTTGCTATTGGTGTGGTCACTTGTCACATGATGACAAAGACTGCATTATTTGGCTTCAGAGTAAAGGATCTATGTTGACGGACAAGCAACAGTTTGGTGCGTGA
- the LOC115967288 gene encoding salicylate carboxymethyltransferase-like translates to MVEIEKVLHMNDGDGNTSYAINSLHPRTVASMVKPILEECIERLCITLLPECLKMADLGCSTGSNTLLVVSDVLEIIGTKSKMLNLPPPSLQAFLNDLPGNDFNTIFRSLPSFYTKLENEKGSSFGHCFITTVAGSFYGRLFPSNSLHFVHSSYALMWISMVPKQLVCETQEALNKGNICIAKTSPPAVFDAYLKHFEKDFTMFLKCRAEELVPGGRMVLTTMGSIKSDDPLSIWEVVGLKLNDMVLEGLIESEKLDNFNLPYYAPTSEEVKKVIEVEGSFTLHKFEVFKMDWDSYIKKANIGLDRQGRAAMIATDIRAVGEPILSSQFGEEAMDDLFQRFKAVVLDHMEAEKCEYINLVISLTKKG, encoded by the exons atggtGGAGATAGAGAAAGTCCTTCACATGAATGATGGAGACGGAAACACAAGCTATGCAATCAACTCGCTACATCCA agaACGGTGGCATCTATGGTCAAGCCTATACTCGAAGAGTGCATTGAGCGGCTTT GCATAACCCTCCTCCCTGAGTGTTTGAAGATGGCAGATTTGGGATGCTCAACTGGATCCAACACCCTTTTAGTTGTATCAGATGTCCTCGAGATCATCGGAACCAAGTCCAAAATGTTGAACCTCCCACCACCATCGTTGCAAGCATTCCTAAACGATCTTCCTGGGAACGACTTCAACACTATTTTTAGGTCATTGCCGAGCTTCTATACGAAGTTGGAGAATGAGAAGGGAAGCTCGTTTGGGCATTGTTTCATAACCACAGTGGCCGGGTCTTTCTATGGCAGGCTCTTCCCTAGCAATTCCTTGCACTTTGTTCATTCTTCTTATGCTCTTATGTGGATCTCCATG gtACCAAAACAGTTGGTTTGCGAGACCCAGGAAGCCTTGAACAAGGGGAATATATGCATTGCAAAGACAAGCCCTCCTGCCGTGTTTGATGCATACTTAAAACACTTTGAAAAGGACTTCACAATGTTTCTCAAGTGTCGAGCAGAGGAGTTAGTCCCAGGTGGTCGTATGGTCCTCACAACTATGGGCAGCATTAAAAGCGATGATCCTCTGAGCATATGGGAAGTTGTTGGACTGAAACTCAATGACATGGTCTTGGAG GGTCTAATAGAATCAGAGAAATTGGACAACTTCAATTTGCCGTACTATGCACCTACTTCGGAGGAAGTAAAGAAGGTGATTGAGGTTGAAGGATCTTTCACTTTACATAAAtttgaagttttcaaaatgGATTGGGACTCTTACATAAAGAAAGCAAACATTGGCCTCGATAGGCAAGGAAGGGCGGCGATGATAGCCACCGACATTAGGGCCGTGGGGGAACCAATTTTGTCAAGCCAGTTTGGTGAAGAGGCCATGGACGACTTGTTTCAAAGGTTCAAAGCTGTTGTACTTGATCATATGGAGGCAGAGAAATGTGAGTACATCAACTTGGTTATCTCCTTGACAAAAAAGGGTTGA